The genomic segment ACTATTATAATAGCAGAAAAGTGTTACGGGTTCAATACTTTTGCTTGTCGCGTAATGCACGGTCGATATCGCGTTTTGCATCCTTCTTCTTCAGATCATCGCGCTTGTCGAATTTCTTCTTCCCGCGGCCGAGTCCGATCAGACATTTCGCGTAGCCGTTCTTGATGTAAACCTTCAGCGGCACAATCGTGTAACCGTCGCGCGAGACCGATCCCATCAAGTTGGCGATCTGTTTTTTGTGCAGCAACAGTTTCCGCGGACGGAGCTGTTCGTGGTTGTACCGGTTCCCTTGTTCGAAGTGGGCGATGTTCGAGTTCCAGAGAATCGCTTCCCCGCCGTCAAACCGGACGAACGCGTCGCCGATACTGATTTTTCCTTTACGGACCGATTTGATTTCGGTTCCCGTCAAGACGAGACCCGCTTCGATCGTATCTTCAATCGCATAATCAAACGACGCCCGTTTGTTGTTGGCTAATACTTTTGAACTTGTACCTTTTGGCATCTCTCTTCCACCACATTTCTAAACAGAAGCGCTTATTTGCGCTTCCGTTTTTTATTCGAGACCGCTTTATGGAACGGCGGTTTATCCTTCTTGTCTTTCCCGGCAAAGCCTTTGCCTTTCGACTGGTCCTTCGGCTTGCCCGGACGTTTTGATTTTCCGCGACGGTCGTCTTTCTTGTCGTCGCGTTTTTGTCCCGGACGGCCGCCGCTTGAACGGATCGTCTTCGACTCAAAGCGTTTTTTCTGTTGGCGTTCCGGCATGCCGACGACTGCGAAGTCGATCGTTTTTTCATCAATGTTGACACCGGTGACTTTAATCTCGACGACGTCGCCGATCCGGAACTGTTGTTTCGTCCGTTCGCCCATCAATTGATAGTTCGCTTCGTCGTAACGGTAGAAGTCATCCGTCATCGCCTGGATGTGAACAAGTCCTTCAATCGTGTTCGGCAATTCGACGAACATCCCAAAGTTGGTTACGCCACTGACGACCCCTTCAAACGTTTCGCCGATGTGTTGTTCCATATACTCGGCTTTCTTCAGGGCATTCGTTTCCCGCTCCGCGTCAACGGCACGGCGTTCCCGTTTTGAAGCGTGGTCGGCGATTTCCGGCAGAATCGCAGAGTAACGGTCCTGTGTCTTTTGCGATTTATCATTAAAGATGATGTACTCGCGCAGGAGACGGTGGACAATCAAGTCGGGATAGCGGCGGATCGGTGACGTGAAGTGCGTGTAGAAATCAGTCGACAAACCAAAGTGACCAATCGGTTCGACGTCATATTTCGCTTGTTGGAGCGACCGTAACATGACCGTACTGACGACGGCTTCTTCCGGTTCGCCTTCAACGGCGTTCAGGATCGATTGCAGTGTCTTCGGTGCGACCGACTCACCTTTACGTTCGACGTTGATGCCGAAGTTCGCGATGAACTTGAAGAACGTATCGAGACGTTCTGCTTTCGGCTCATCGTGGATCCGGTACATGAACGGCAATTTTTGATGCTGGACGTGCTCGGCGACTGTTTCGTTCGCTGCGAGCATGAACTCTTCAATCAACTTCTCAGCAACCGACCGTTCGCGTAAGATGATTTCGCTCGTCTTGCCTTCTTCATTGACGAGGACCTTCGCTTCCGGGAAGTCGAAGTTAATCGCCCCACGGCGCGAGCGGCGTTCGCGGAGGATCGCAGCCAGTTCCGCCATCTGATCGAAGTTGTCGACGAGATCGTGATATTTCGCGACCACTTCTTCGTCTTCGCGTTCGATGATTTTCCGGACATCGGTATACGTCATCCGTTCCGTCGTCTTGATGACACTCTGTAAAATCTCTTGGTTGACAACAGCACCGTTCTTATCGATTTCCATGATACAGCTGAGCGTCAACCGATCGACGTGCGGGTTCAGTGAACAAATCCCGTTCGACAGACGGTGCGGAATCATCGGAATGACGCGGTCGACGAGATAGACACTCGTTCCGCGTTCGCGTGCTTCTTCGTCGAGCGGTGAATCTTCCTTGACGTAGTGTGAGACGTCGGCGATGTGGACACCAAGCTCATAGTTGCCGTTCGCAAGTTTCTTGACGTGAACGGCGTCATCCAAGTCTTTTGCGTCCGCGCCGTCAATCGTGACCGTGACTTCGTTCCGTAAGTCGACGCGACCGACGAGGTCCTTCTCATCGATTTGATCGGGAATGTTGTTCGCTTCCGCAATCGCTGCGTCCGAGAAGTCGACGTTGATGCCGTGCTTGTGGACGATCGATAGGATATCGACACCCGGGTCATTTTTATGCCCGATGATTTGCAGGACTTTAGCAGTTCCCGCGTAACGGCCGTCCGGGTACTTCGTGATCCGGGCGAGGACTTTATGGCCGTCGACGGCACCGAGCGTATCTTCGTCCGCGACGACCGGCAGGAACGTCAGCTTCGAATCATCCGGCTCGATGTAGGCGATCGATTCAATCCGTCCTTTAGGACTGACGAACGTCCCGACGAAATCAGCCGGTCCGCGTGAGAGAATCTTCAGCAGCTTGCCTTCGCGGCGGTCGCCGCCGTTTGATTCGGCAAAGACTTTGACGAGGACACGGTCGCCGTTATAGACGTTACCGAGTTCCGGTGCCGGCAGGAAGATATAGCCTGCTGAACCGTCTTCTGGTGAAACGAATCCGAATCCGCGTTGATGGACGGAGATTTTCCCGGCGACTTGCCCGATTTGGGCGAGTGTGCCGTATTTGTTCGAGCGGGTCCGGGCGACGAGTGCCTCTTCTTCAAGTGCGTTCAACGTCCGGATCAATTCTTTGAATTCTGTTGTATCCGCTAGTTCTAGTTTTTTCGTTAATTGATCGATCGACAGCGGACGTTCTTCCGCCGTGATGACCTCGAGTATTCGTTCACGTAATTCCAACGTGACACCTCCAGTTAATTACTCCAGTTCAACGATTCTAAAAAGTCATGAATGTCTCGGTGGAGCTTATCTTTTTCTTTGTCGAGCGTAATGACATGACCTGAGTTCTCATACCAGATCAGCTCTTTTTGGAAGGCACTGACACCATCATGAATGATGTTGGCCGAGTCCGTGTTGATCATATGATCATTGCGGGCCTGGACGACGAGTGTCGGTGCATAGACATCTTCAAGTGAATCGCGTGTGTCTTTCAGCAACGCTTGTAAATCTTTTAAAGTCGGCATCGGTTCGAACGCTGCCATTTCTTGTTCGATTTGTTCCGGTGATTTTCCTTCTCGTTTCTTAAATTCGATAGCGTACTCGGTAACGCCTGCATACATGACGTCTTCACTTTTAATATAGGCGGGTGCGCACATCGGAATGACCGCTTTGACGGGACGGTTCATCGACAGTTTCAGTGACATGACGCCACCAAGCGATAATCCGCAGACGGCGATTTCGTCGTACCCTTTCGCGACGAGCTCTTCGTACCCGTCGAGGACGTCCTGCCACCAGTCGGCTGGCCCAGTCTTCGTCAGCTCTTCGGGTGGGGCAGCGTGCCCTTTATATTGTGGGGCGAGTGATGTATAGCCCTGTTTTTGCAGGTAACGACCGAGGATCCGGACATCGGCACTCGATCCCGTGAAGCCGTGTAACAGCAAGACGGCCCGTTTGCCGGCTTCAAAAAAGAATGGTTTTGGTAATGTAATTTTCATAAAATGATTCCCCCTCTAACTCTATACCCCAAAATGAAAATTTAGAAATCGAGAAAACAAGAAAAAACGACAGCGCAAACGTACGGCTGTCGTTTCAATACTCACTTATAAAAAGCGACGAGTAACGCCAAAATAAAGAATAATGCTCCTAAAACAGATGCCACACGATTCAGGACCGCATCCAAGCCACGAGCTTTTTGGCGACCAAATAATTGTTCTGCCCCACCAGTTAATGCTCCGAGTCCAGCCGTACGGCCTGACATCAAGAGAACGACGATGATGAGAAGAACGGAAACGACGATGAGGCCGACAAGAGCCACGTTATGAATGATCATCGATGATCCTCCTTCAATAATATACGCTTCTTTCATTATAGAGAAAAACAGGTACGGGAACAAGGAATAGATTTAACGGATTCCAGTTCCTGCAAAAAAACATCAGTCGCTCAAGGATTGCTCCAGCGCGACTGATGATAGAAGACTTATTGTTTGATGAGATCGAGTTCGACTGGAATGTTCTTGTCGACTGTCTCGCCTTTCAAGTGTTTGACTGCTGTCTCGATGCCCATCTTCCCGATTTCTGTCGGTTTTTGCGCAACTGTTCCTGCCATCTTGCCATCTTTAACGGCTTTGACAGCATCGTCTGTCGCGTCAAATCCGATGACTTTGACATCTTCCATCCCGGCTGCTTTCAATGCTTCGACCGCACCGAGTGCCATTTCGTCATTGTGGGCGAAGACTGCTTTGATGTCTTTGTTGTTTTGAAGAATGTTTTCCATGACCGACAGACCTTTTGCCCGGTCGAAGTTTGCTGATTGTTTCGCAACGACGTCCAGTTTCCCGTCAACTGCCGCGTGGAAGCCTTCGCCACGGTCACGAGTTGCTGACGCACCTGGAATTCCTTCGAGTTCAACGACTTTTGCTTTGTCGCCGACGAGTTCGATCATGTATTCACCGGCTTGTTTTCCACCTGCGACATTATCCGACGCGATGTGGGCGATGACGTCACCGGCTTCTGCGTTCCGGTCGACTGTGATGACCGGGATGTTTGCATCGTTTGCTGTTTGGACGGCCGCACCAACGGCTGCTGAATCGGTTGGGTTGATCAAGATGAGATCAACTTTTTTCTGAATCATGTCTTCGATGTCGCTTGCTTGTTTTGCCGCATCATCTTGTGCATCGGCGACTTGCAGTGTTGCCCCTTGTGCTTTTGCTTCTTCTTCGGCACCATCTTTGAGTGAAACGAAGAACGGGTTGTTTAATGTCGAGATTGAGAGACCAATCTTAAAGTCCTTTGTCTTCTTCTCTTTTTCCGTGTCGCTGCCTGGTTGCTCTGTCGAACACGCGGCTGCGAAGACCATCAATGCCATCATGACGAGTGCGAGTAATTTTTTCATCTGTAATTTCCTCCTTCAAAATGTGTGAGATTACGTCGTTTGTTTCCGGTCTGCGAGGACGGCGAACAGGATGACGAGTCCTTTGACGACAAGTTGGAAGAACGATGACACACCAAGTAAGTTCAAACCGTTGTTGAGTGTTCCGATGATCAAGGCTCCAATCAATGTTCCGACGATCCAACCGCGACCCCCGGATAAACTTGTCCCACCGAGGACGACGGCTGCGATCGCGTCGAGTTCATACGATGTTCCTGCTGTCGGTTGTGCCGAGTTGAGGCGTGACGTCAGGATGATACCGGCAAGTGCTGCCATCAAGCCGGATAGCGAGTAAATCATGATTTTGACTTTGTTGACTTGAATCCCCATCAATTTTGCCGCTTCTTCATTCCCACCAATGGCATATGTGTAACGCCCGAACGTCGTTTTCTTCAAGATGAAGTAAAGGACCGCGAAGGCGATTAACATCGTGACGACCGGTACAGGGAAGATCCAGAAGTAACCCCGACCGAATAATTCAAACCATCCCCCTTGCCCGAGTCCCGTGATGGGTCGTCCGTCCGTATAGACGAGCGTCAAGCCACGGAAGATCGTCATCGTCGCCAGTGTCGCGATGAACGGTGCGACTTTCCCGAGTGAGATGACCATGCCGTTTAACGCACCCATGATAGCACCGACGATCAGTCCGGCGAGCACGGCAATAATGGCTGACGTTCCATCCGTCATCAGTCCGGCGACGAACGCCGACGATAAGGCGAGAATCGAACCGACCGATAAATCAATTCCGCCCGTCAAGATGACGAACGTCATCCCGAAGGCAATCAAGGCGTTGATCGACACTTGGCGTAAAATGTTGAATAAGTTATTGAGTGTTAAAAAGTCCGGTTCCATAATCGATACGACGAGCACGATCGCGAACAGTCCGGCGAGCGGACCGAGCTTCTGCCCGATTCCGAGCCGACGTGGTTTCTTTTCCGTCAGTTTCCCTTGCATCAATTCCATGTCATTGTCCTCCTGTCGCAAGTGTCATGATACTTTCTTGCGTCGCCTCTTGTTGTTCGAGCATTCCGCTCACTTGCCCCTCCCGCATCACGTAGACACGGTCACTCATCCCGAGAATCTCCGGGAGGTCGGAACTGATCATGATGATCGCGACACCAGACGCGGCGAGCTCATTCATGATCAGGTAAATTTCTTTTTTCGCCCCGACGTCGACACCACGTGTCGGTTCGTCGAGGATCAAGACATCCGGTTTCGTCCCGAGCCACTTCGCGAGGACGACCTTTTGTTGGTTCCCACCGGAGAGCGACTTCGCCGGTTGATCCATCGAACTGTGACGGACGGATAACGACTTGAGATAGCCTTCCGCGAACTGGCGCTCCGACTGATTGGAGATGACACCCGACTTCGCTAACGACCGGATCGTCGGTAAGGAGATGTTCTCTCGGAGTGAGAAGTCGAGGAACAAGCCCTCGCCTTTTCGATCTTCCGTCAAGAACCCAAGTCCTTGTTTGATCGCATCGTGCGGTGATTTGATATTGATGACGTTGCCGTTTAAGCGGATTGTTCCCGCCTTCAAGCGATCGACACCGAACAGACCACGCATGACTTCCGTCCGTCCCGCTCCCATCAAACCGGAGAAGCCGACGATTTCACCGGCCCGGACGGAAAACGAAACATCTTCGAACCGTTTTCCGGTCGCTCCCGTCACTTCTAAGACCGTGTCACCGTGTGTGACCTTGCGTTCCGGGTAGCGTTCACCCATCTCGCGTCCGACCATTTCACGGACGATCTGTTCAAATGATGTCTCAGCAATCCGGTGGGTCGAGACGGAGACACCGTCCCGCAAGACAGTGATCCGGTCACAAAGTTCGAAGATTTCTTCCATCCGGTGCGAGATGTAGACAATCGAGACGCCTTGCTCGCGTAACGCCGTCGCGACACTGAACAGGGCGCGAATCTCACGTTCCGTCAAGGCGGCCGTCGGTTCATCCATGATGATGACCTTTGCGTGCGTCATCAGTGCTTTTGCAATTTCAATCATCTGTTGTTGTCCGACCGATAACGTCCGCGCCAGTTGATTGACATCCATGAAGACGTTTAGTTCCGCCAGTTCCCGTTCGGCGAGCCGTTTCATTTCCGCCTGTTTCAACACACCGAAGCGCGATTTCAACTCACGACCGAGAAACAGATTTTCCGTCACCGTCAAATCAGGCAGGATGTTTAACTCCTGGTGAATGAAGGCAATCCCCGCTTCTTCCGCCAGTTTCGGATTTTTATAGTGTTGTTCGACACCGTCGACTTGAATCGTTCCCTCGTCCGCTTTGTGGACACCAGTCAAGATTTTCATCAGCGTTGACTTACCGGCTCCGTTCTCACCCATCAAGGCGTGAATTTCACCTGTAGCAAGTTCGAAGTCGACACCCTTTAAGACGGGCACGGGACCAAACGCTTTTGTGATTCCTGTCATCTCAATGTGCATCGTGCTTCCCCCTTAAAAAATGACACCGGCGTGTAAAATTACATTGGCGTAAGGCGTCGCTTCTCCTGTCCGGATGATGACTTTTGCCTGCTTCGTCAGCTCTTTAAACGCTTCGTGCGAGACGTATTCCGTCGTCACGTTTAATTGACTGACCGTAGTGAGCGCCGCTTCGTTCGCATCTTTGATTTCGGTTGCGAGTGTCACCTGTTCGACTGCCATGTCGTCCGCGACGACGCGCAAGACGTCGGCAAACGCCGGTGTCCCGAGCTCGAGCGCTAAATCAATCCGCTCAACGCCCGTCGGAATCGGTAAACCACAATCAGCGATGACGACCATATCGGTATGACCGAGATCTGCTAAGACTTTACTGATATGACTGTTCAAAATACCGTGTCGTTTCATGCTTCGACCTCCATCTGTTCCCGCGATGGCATGCCGCCTTGAGCACCGAGCGCCCGAACGGACATACCGGCCGCTTTGTTCGCAAAGCGAATCGCTTCCGTCAATGACTTTCCTTCCGTCAACGCGACAGCGAGTGCCCCGTTGAACGTATCACCGGCCCCTGTCGTATCAACGACGTCCGTCTTAATCGCCGGGACCGTCACAATCGCGTCGCCGTCATAAAAACGGGCGCCCCGGCTGCCTTCGGTCACAATCAATTTATTCGGATACTGACTTAACCAATGTTCAAGCGGTTGCTGTTGTCCAAAAATCAAACCGCATTCATGTTCGTTTGGTGTCAGGTATGTCACGTCTGCGAGCAACTCGTCGTCCAGGACGATGGCTGGCGCCGGATTCAAGATAACGGGAATACCGTGCTCTTTTCCGTAACGCGCCACCTGTTTGACGGTTTGGAGCGGAATTTCGAGCTGTAATAAAATCATGTCCGTCTGACCGAGCAAGCTGTCGAGCTGGCTCTCGTCATAGACGACGGCGAGGTTCGCCGACTGGACGACGACGATCGAGTTGTCGCCTTCCGCGAGCGTGATATGGGCCGTCCCCGTCCGTTCGTTCGTGATCGTCTGCAGGTGCGTCGTCCCGACGTGTTCCGCTTCAAAGTTTTGGCGAATCGCTGTACCGCTCGCATCGTCACCGATGCACCCGACCATCTCGACGCTCCCGCCGAGCCGGGCGACCGCGACTGCTTGATTCGCCCCCTTACCACCCGGGACGGTATGGAACGCTGAGCCGATGACTGTTTCACCCGCTAACGGACGACGGTCGCTTTCGACGACCAGGTCCATCGAGATACTCCCTACTACACTGATTTGTTTCATATTTGTTCATCCTTCCGCTTCGTCGTTTCCCGTTCGATGACTTCGACCGTCAACTCATGATGGACGGCCGCGATTTCTTTTCCTTCAATTCGTTGAATCAGCAACTTCGCCGCCAGTTCCCCCATCTGATAAATCGGCTGGGCGATCGTCGTCAGTGGCGGTGAAATCATTTGCCCGAGCTCGATTCCGTCATACCCGATGACTTGCAGTTGCTCAGGAATCGCAATCCCACGTTCTGCCGCGACTTGAATCGTTGCCGCTGCGATGACATCGTTCGCTGCAAAAATTCCGTTACAGGTATAGTGGTCGAACAAATAGTTCGCCGCGTCGAGTGCGCCTTGAAAATGAAACGGTGACTCGATGCTTGCGACGAGATGTTTTCCTGCGACTTCTTCAAAACCATCCCGGCGTTTTTTGATCGTCGGTAACTTTGACGGCCCACTGATGACGACGAGTTCATCCGCTCCGTGATTGAGTAAAAATTGGGCTGCCTTCTTCCCGCCGTCGTATCCGTTTGATGTGACGGTCGGGATCGCTCCTTGTAACACCCGGTCGAGTGCGACGATTGGCACTTCGATGGTTTCATAGTTCGGGTTGTTCGAGTAGTTCGTCGTAATGATCAATCCATCGACATGCATCGCTTCGAGAGACTGGATATATTCTTGTTCTTTCTGAAACTGTTCATCCGTGTTACACAAAATCACTTGGTATCCATGCTTATGTGCCATATCCTCGACGGCACGTGCCAGTTGGGGAAAATAAGGGTTTGTGATGTCCGGTACGATCAATCCAATCAATCCTGATCGTTTTTGAAACAAGGAACGGGCGACACGATTCGGTCGATAATCAAGCTGTTTAACCGCTTGAAGCACCGCCTCACGCGCTTTTTCGCTGACATATCCTTTTTCATTCATGACGCGTGATACCGTTGCGACTGATACATTTGCCACTTTCGCTACTTCCCGGATGGTCGACATGATTTCGCCACCTCTTTCTTTTGATAACGCTTACAATATGTATCATATTGTGTAACCGGTTACACATCAACCGTTTTCCGTAAAATATATTTTATTTATTTTATTCCGCTTACTTTCTAAAACTCCATACATAGCAAAAAAGTACGAAAAAACGCTTCATACGAACGTTTTCCGTACTTTTCAAGAGTGTTGGTGTCGTTTTTTGAAAGCTCTTCGAAGGATCGCAATGACGAACGCGAGGATTGCGAGCGGTTCGAATAAGTAGATCAGCAAAAATGTAACATCGATGATGGCATCTTGCGGATTGTAACGTAAGATATAAATCGCACCCGGTAGTAAGGCAATCAATCCCCCGACACCCAGGATGGTTCCGATGATTAAACTTTGTCGTGAGAAACGACTCGTGATTTGGTAAAGTCCGATGAATAGAATCAATTCCGTGAAATAGATGATACGTAACGGAATATCGTCAATCGATGTTTCCATTCCTAGAAATAAATAACGAAACAGCATAGTTCTTCCCCCTCCCCGTTCTTTCTTCTGTACCCGGTTATTGATTCGATTAATGCATTGAATGCAACTTGACTGCATATCCTAGCTTAATTTAGGGAATTAAAGTAGAGGATAGGAGTTAAATCAAGGATATAAGAGAAAGTTGGGGGTTTTGATGAAAGAAGAATATTCGATGAAAGTCGTCAGTTGTTTAAATGACTTTTTTAAAAATAACGAAGAACCACTCGAAGTCGATTTACTGCGGGGCCTTCCTCCCGTCGTCTTGTTGCTAAAAGATGGAGCAAAACGATCATTTCCTGTCGAAACCAATCTTCATGATGAATTGCTCAGTGACATCAAGCGACTTGTTCAAGAATGTCTGGATCCGGAGACCTTGCGTAATCTTGACATCGACACCGATTTACCCGATTTTTTTGTCACGAAAGCACCACTGTATTCACCGTATCATTACCTCGTTACGTTTATCGAGGATTGATTTCAAAGTGTAAAATTTCACTTTAATATTACGGGATTCGACATTGAGTCGGATCTCGTTTTTTTACATTTACCAAAAAAATCATTCATTCGCTCGCTTTTCTAGGGCGGGACGCAAGCCGCGGAGCTCTTTTCAGATCTCCGGGTCTCGCCTGTCCCTGACGGAAGCGTCGCTTCCTTCTCCCTTAGAAGTCGAGCTATGAATGACTTTCCTTATTTCCTATAAACGGGGGTCACTTATTTCATGCGACTCCTACAGGAAAAAGTGCAAGCCTGCTTGCGCTGTCAGAGACAAACAAGACCCGATTTCCTGCCTACAAGAGGCAGGGAAACTGGCTTGTGTCTCGCCTGAGGAAAGTGCGTGAAATAAGTGTGATCCCGTCTCCCCCCCTTAGGAAAGCTAGTGAATCGGTTTTGTTTTTAAACTACAGGACAAAAAAACAGCCCCTCGCTAAGCGAGAGACTGTCGACTCAATCCGTAAATTACTTCTTGAGGTTGTAGAATGATTTGATTCCGTCGTAGACAGCAACGTCTGAAAGCATGTCTTCGATGCGGAGAAGTTGGTTGTATTTCGCGATACGGTCTGTACGTGAAAGTGAACCTGTTTTGATTTGACCAGCGTTTGTCGCAACAGCGATGTCAGCGATCGTTGAATCTTCTGTTTCACCAGAACGGTGAGAAACAACTGCTGTGTAACCAGCTTTTTTAGCCATTTCGATTGCGTCGAATGTTTCAGTCAACGTACCGATTTGGTTAACTTTGATGAGGATCGAGTTTGCGATTCCTTTTTCGATACCTTCAGCAAGTTTTTCTGTGTTTGTTACGAACAAGTCATCCCCAACGAGTTGAACTTTGTGTCCGATACGATCTGTGAGAAGTTTGTGGCCATCCCAGTCGTTTTCGTCACAGCCATCTTCGATTGAGATGATTGGGTATTTGTCGACGAGTTGTGCGTAGAATTCAACAAGCTCTTCTGTAGAAAGGACTTTGCCTTCGCCAGCGAGGTTGTATGTTCCAGCTGCTTTGTCGTAGAACTCAGAAGAAGCGACGTCCATTGCAAGGTAAACATCCTCGCCTGCTTTGTAGCCAGCTTTTTCGATTGCTTCAAGGATAACTGTGATTGCTTCTTCGTTTGATTTCAAGTTTGGAGCGAATCCACCCTCGTCACCAACTGCTGTGTTAAGACCCATTCCACTAAGAACTGATTTCAACGCGTGGAAGATTTCAGCACCCATACGAAGTGCTTCTTTGAATGTTGGAGCTCCAACAGGCATGATCATGAACTCTTGGAAGTCAACGTTGTTGTCAGCGTGTGATCCACCGTTGATGATGTTCATCATTGGAGTTGGAAGTGTTTTCGCGTTGAATCCACCGAGGTACGTGTAAAGTGGAAGTCCAAGCTCATCTGCAGCAGCACGAGCAGCAGCCATCGAAACACCAAGAATTGCGTTAGCACCGAAGTTACCTTTGTTTTTTGTTCCGTCGAGATCGATCATTTTTTTGTCGATTCCCGCTTGGTCGAAGACATCGTAACCGATGATTTCAGGTGCGATTTTTTCGTTGACGTTGTCAACTGCTTTCAAGACACCTTTACCGAGGTAACGTGCTTTGTCGCCGTCACGAAGTTCTACTGCTTCGTGCTCACCAGTTGATGCGCCTGATGGGACGAGTGCGCGACCAAAGCCGCCGTCTTCTGTATATACTTCTACTTCTACTGTTGGGTTACCGCGTGAGTCAAGAATCTCGCGTGCATAAATCTCTGTAATCATTGACATTTAAATTCGCTCCTTTTAGTTGAAAAAATAGTGTGTGTTGCTTTGTTAGACGTTTATTCCATCGACGGGATTATTTCTTTAGTACGATGGATTTACCCGTCATTTCTGACGGCTGATCTGCGCCAAGTAGATCAAGTAATGTTGGTGCTAAA from the Exiguobacterium oxidotolerans JCM 12280 genome contains:
- the rbsD gene encoding D-ribose pyranase gives rise to the protein MKRHGILNSHISKVLADLGHTDMVVIADCGLPIPTGVERIDLALELGTPAFADVLRVVADDMAVEQVTLATEIKDANEAALTTVSQLNVTTEYVSHEAFKELTKQAKVIIRTGEATPYANVILHAGVIF
- the rnr gene encoding ribonuclease R, with amino-acid sequence MELRERILEVITAEERPLSIDQLTKKLELADTTEFKELIRTLNALEEEALVARTRSNKYGTLAQIGQVAGKISVHQRGFGFVSPEDGSAGYIFLPAPELGNVYNGDRVLVKVFAESNGGDRREGKLLKILSRGPADFVGTFVSPKGRIESIAYIEPDDSKLTFLPVVADEDTLGAVDGHKVLARITKYPDGRYAGTAKVLQIIGHKNDPGVDILSIVHKHGINVDFSDAAIAEANNIPDQIDEKDLVGRVDLRNEVTVTIDGADAKDLDDAVHVKKLANGNYELGVHIADVSHYVKEDSPLDEEARERGTSVYLVDRVIPMIPHRLSNGICSLNPHVDRLTLSCIMEIDKNGAVVNQEILQSVIKTTERMTYTDVRKIIEREDEEVVAKYHDLVDNFDQMAELAAILRERRSRRGAINFDFPEAKVLVNEEGKTSEIILRERSVAEKLIEEFMLAANETVAEHVQHQKLPFMYRIHDEPKAERLDTFFKFIANFGINVERKGESVAPKTLQSILNAVEGEPEEAVVSTVMLRSLQQAKYDVEPIGHFGLSTDFYTHFTSPIRRYPDLIVHRLLREYIIFNDKSQKTQDRYSAILPEIADHASKRERRAVDAERETNALKKAEYMEQHIGETFEGVVSGVTNFGMFVELPNTIEGLVHIQAMTDDFYRYDEANYQLMGERTKQQFRIGDVVEIKVTGVNIDEKTIDFAVVGMPERQQKKRFESKTIRSSGGRPGQKRDDKKDDRRGKSKRPGKPKDQSKGKGFAGKDKKDKPPFHKAVSNKKRKRK
- a CDS encoding alpha/beta hydrolase — its product is MKITLPKPFFFEAGKRAVLLLHGFTGSSADVRILGRYLQKQGYTSLAPQYKGHAAPPEELTKTGPADWWQDVLDGYEELVAKGYDEIAVCGLSLGGVMSLKLSMNRPVKAVIPMCAPAYIKSEDVMYAGVTEYAIEFKKREGKSPEQIEQEMAAFEPMPTLKDLQALLKDTRDSLEDVYAPTLVVQARNDHMINTDSANIIHDGVSAFQKELIWYENSGHVITLDKEKDKLHRDIHDFLESLNWSN
- the secG gene encoding preprotein translocase subunit SecG: MIIHNVALVGLIVVSVLLIIVVLLMSGRTAGLGALTGGAEQLFGRQKARGLDAVLNRVASVLGALFFILALLVAFYK
- the rbsB gene encoding ribose ABC transporter substrate-binding protein RbsB codes for the protein MKKLLALVMMALMVFAAACSTEQPGSDTEKEKKTKDFKIGLSISTLNNPFFVSLKDGAEEEAKAQGATLQVADAQDDAAKQASDIEDMIQKKVDLILINPTDSAAVGAAVQTANDANIPVITVDRNAEAGDVIAHIASDNVAGGKQAGEYMIELVGDKAKVVELEGIPGASATRDRGEGFHAAVDGKLDVVAKQSANFDRAKGLSVMENILQNNKDIKAVFAHNDEMALGAVEALKAAGMEDVKVIGFDATDDAVKAVKDGKMAGTVAQKPTEIGKMGIETAVKHLKGETVDKNIPVELDLIKQ
- the smpB gene encoding SsrA-binding protein SmpB produces the protein MPKGTSSKVLANNKRASFDYAIEDTIEAGLVLTGTEIKSVRKGKISIGDAFVRFDGGEAILWNSNIAHFEQGNRYNHEQLRPRKLLLHKKQIANLMGSVSRDGYTIVPLKVYIKNGYAKCLIGLGRGKKKFDKRDDLKKKDAKRDIDRALRDKQKY
- the rbsK gene encoding ribokinase, with product MKQISVVGSISMDLVVESDRRPLAGETVIGSAFHTVPGGKGANQAVAVARLGGSVEMVGCIGDDASGTAIRQNFEAEHVGTTHLQTITNERTGTAHITLAEGDNSIVVVQSANLAVVYDESQLDSLLGQTDMILLQLEIPLQTVKQVARYGKEHGIPVILNPAPAIVLDDELLADVTYLTPNEHECGLIFGQQQPLEHWLSQYPNKLIVTEGSRGARFYDGDAIVTVPAIKTDVVDTTGAGDTFNGALAVALTEGKSLTEAIRFANKAAGMSVRALGAQGGMPSREQMEVEA
- the rbsC gene encoding ribose ABC transporter permease, with amino-acid sequence MQGKLTEKKPRRLGIGQKLGPLAGLFAIVLVVSIMEPDFLTLNNLFNILRQVSINALIAFGMTFVILTGGIDLSVGSILALSSAFVAGLMTDGTSAIIAVLAGLIVGAIMGALNGMVISLGKVAPFIATLATMTIFRGLTLVYTDGRPITGLGQGGWFELFGRGYFWIFPVPVVTMLIAFAVLYFILKKTTFGRYTYAIGGNEEAAKLMGIQVNKVKIMIYSLSGLMAALAGIILTSRLNSAQPTAGTSYELDAIAAVVLGGTSLSGGRGWIVGTLIGALIIGTLNNGLNLLGVSSFFQLVVKGLVILFAVLADRKQTT
- a CDS encoding sugar ABC transporter ATP-binding protein gives rise to the protein MHIEMTGITKAFGPVPVLKGVDFELATGEIHALMGENGAGKSTLMKILTGVHKADEGTIQVDGVEQHYKNPKLAEEAGIAFIHQELNILPDLTVTENLFLGRELKSRFGVLKQAEMKRLAERELAELNVFMDVNQLARTLSVGQQQMIEIAKALMTHAKVIIMDEPTAALTEREIRALFSVATALREQGVSIVYISHRMEEIFELCDRITVLRDGVSVSTHRIAETSFEQIVREMVGREMGERYPERKVTHGDTVLEVTGATGKRFEDVSFSVRAGEIVGFSGLMGAGRTEVMRGLFGVDRLKAGTIRLNGNVINIKSPHDAIKQGLGFLTEDRKGEGLFLDFSLRENISLPTIRSLAKSGVISNQSERQFAEGYLKSLSVRHSSMDQPAKSLSGGNQQKVVLAKWLGTKPDVLILDEPTRGVDVGAKKEIYLIMNELAASGVAIIMISSDLPEILGMSDRVYVMREGQVSGMLEQQEATQESIMTLATGGQ